Proteins encoded within one genomic window of Pithys albifrons albifrons isolate INPA30051 chromosome 9, PitAlb_v1, whole genome shotgun sequence:
- the NOLC1 gene encoding nucleolar and coiled-body phosphoprotein 1 isoform X2, translating to MAERRAVPSDLFPLVLAFLRESGCQGAARAFAREAAAKEQDPNAASLLDIFTYWLRSPAAKKGKLVPNGAQAKRKPSSSSSSEEDEKPPAKKPAKAAAVPKAKAVPPAKKAESSSEDSSDESDEEEKPTKKGTKPVVKSTGTKIQPQKKAESSSSDSSSSDEEAPKKEPPKPATPKSGGSKAAQAPTKVVNGKAASSSSSSEDSDEEKAAPKKAVPKKSPLPKPAATQACPGKNKRAKESSSSEDSSDSSDDEKPPAKQKPKSGKAVVAKTIPGPQHKAVTSKKAESSSDSDSDSSSEDDKKKVGSKLPAKQPVIKNTSKPAKVVVKPGQAKKDSSSSSDSSDSDSSDKKAAPVKPTTKAAAPAAKKSQAATKKAQSSSDSDSSSSSSEDEKKKKAPPAKLAGKVAKPVSKPSTPAPKADTSDSDSSSSEEDKKPTVKPAAKSTEAAKTTVGKKTAASSSSSSSSDSSSEEDEKPQKAAKGVQNGSKATASTEKAKASSTAANNTKSKPPGGSSSSSESSSEEETRKVNGGTIRKKQKREDGQEPETPHSKKAKIKAKTPHTVPKVKRPASPFRRVREEEIEVDARVADNSFEAKKGAAGDWGEKANNILKYTKGKSFRHEKTKKKRGSYRGGTISTQVNSVKFESD from the exons ATGGCGGAGCGGCGTGCGGTGCCCAGCGACCTGTTCCCGCTCGTGCTCGCGTTCCTGCGCGAGAGCGGCTGCCAGGGGGCCGCGCGCGCCTTCGCCAGGGAGGCGGCGGCG AAGGAGCAGGACCCGAACGCGGCCTCCCTCCTGGACATCTTCACGTACTGGCTGCG GTCTCCAGCGGCCAAGAAGGGAAAGCTGGTCCCGAACGGCGCCCAGGCGAAGAGGAAGCCGTCGTCCAGCAGCTCCAGCGAGGAGGACGAGAAACCCCCGGCCAAGAAACCAG ctaaagcagcagctgtgcctaAAGCAAAAGCAGTTCCTCCAGCCAAGaaggcagagagcagcagtgaaGACTCCAGTGATGAATCAGATGAGGAGGAGAAGCCAACAAAG AAAGGTACAAAACCTGTGGTGAAGTCAACTGGAACCAAAATCCAGCctcagaagaaagcagagagtTCCAGCTCTGACTCAAGCAGCTCGGATGAAGAAGCACCAAAGAAAGAGCCACCAAAACCAGCAACACCTAAATCGG GAGGAAGTAAAGCTGCCCAGGCACCTACCAAGGTTGTtaatggaaaagcagcaagcagtagcagcagcagtgaagattctgatgaggaaaaggctgcacCAAAAAAG GCTGTTCCCAAGAAATCGCCTTTGCCGAAACCTGCAGCCACTCAAGCATGTCCAGGGAAAAACAAACGTGCCAAGGAAAGTTCTAGTAGTGAGGACTCATCTGACAGCTCAGATGATGAAAAGCCACctgcaaaacaaaagccaaagtcTG GCAAAGCAGTAGTAGCTAAAACAATCCCTGGCCCCCAACACAAAGCTGTGACTAGCAAGAAGGCTGAATCAAGTTCTGACAGTGACTCAG attctAGCTCTGAAGATGACAAAAAGAAGGTAGGGAGTAAGCTCCCAGCTAAACAACCTGTGATAAAGAATACATCCAAACCAGCAAAAGTGGTTGTCAAGCCTGGACAAGCAAAGAAGGACTCCAGTTCTTCCTCAGACAGCTCAG ATTCTGATAGCTCTGACAAGAAGGCAGCTCCTGTGAAGCCTACAActaaagcagcagctcctgcagcaaagAAGTCACAAGCTGCCACAAAGAAAGCACAAAGTAGCTCTGATTCAGATAGCAGCTCCAGCAGTTCTGAGGatgagaagaagaagaaagccCCTCCAGCTAAATTAGCTGGCAAAGTGGCTAAGCCAGTGTCCAAACCTTCTACTCCAGCTCCCAAAGCAGACACATCTGACTCTGATAGCTCAAGCAGTGAAGAAGATAAAAAGCCAACAGTGAAACCAGCTGCCAAATCTACAGAGGCAGCAAAAACAACTGTGGGGAAGAAGACAGCTGCTTCCAGTAGTAGCAGCAGCTCATCAGATAGTTCCAGTGAAGAGGATGAGAAGCCCCAAAAGGCAGCAAAAGGGGTACAGAATGGTTCTAAGGCCACTGCCtccacagagaaagcaaaagcatcCTCAACAGCAGCAAACAACACAAAGTCTAAGCCACCTGGTGGCAGTAGTAGTAGCAGTGAAAGCAGCTCTGAAGAAGAGACCAGAAAAGTTAATGGAG GCACAatcaggaagaaacagaagaggGAAGATGGCCAGGAGCCAGAGACACCACACAGTAAAAAGGCAAAGATCAAAGCCAAAACACCACACACAGTTCCCAAGGTGAAACGG CCAGCCTCTCCATTCCGCCGTGTAAGGGAAGAAGAGATTGAGGTGGATGCCCGCGTTGCTGATAACTCATTTGAAGCAAAG AAAGGAGCAGCTGGTGACTGGGGTGAAAAGGCTAACAATATCCTGAAATACACTAAAGGCAAATCATTCCGCCAtgagaagacaaagaaaaaacgAGGCAGCTACCGTGGGGGTACTATATCGACCCAAGTCAATTCTGTCAAGTTTGAAAGTGACTGA
- the NOLC1 gene encoding nucleolar and coiled-body phosphoprotein 1 isoform X1, translated as MAERRAVPSDLFPLVLAFLRESGCQGAARAFAREAAAKEQDPNAASLLDIFTYWLRSPAAKKGKLVPNGAQAKRKPSSSSSSEEDEKPPAKKPAKAAAVPKAKAVPPAKKAESSSEDSSDESDEEEKPTKKGTKPVVKSTGTKIQPQKKAESSSSDSSSSDEEAPKKEPPKPATPKSGGSKAAQAPTKVVNGKAASSSSSSEDSDEEKAAPKKAVPKKSPLPKPAATQACPGKNKRAKESSSSEDSSDSSDDEKPPAKQKPKSGQYSAVPPPQGTQTKKDLAKAPAKKAESSDSSDSSDEAEQVPPKGKAAGKAVVAKTIPGPQHKAVTSKKAESSSDSDSDSSSEDDKKKVGSKLPAKQPVIKNTSKPAKVVVKPGQAKKDSSSSSDSSDSDSSDKKAAPVKPTTKAAAPAAKKSQAATKKAQSSSDSDSSSSSSEDEKKKKAPPAKLAGKVAKPVSKPSTPAPKADTSDSDSSSSEEDKKPTVKPAAKSTEAAKTTVGKKTAASSSSSSSSDSSSEEDEKPQKAAKGVQNGSKATASTEKAKASSTAANNTKSKPPGGSSSSSESSSEEETRKVNGGTIRKKQKREDGQEPETPHSKKAKIKAKTPHTVPKVKRPASPFRRVREEEIEVDARVADNSFEAKKGAAGDWGEKANNILKYTKGKSFRHEKTKKKRGSYRGGTISTQVNSVKFESD; from the exons ATGGCGGAGCGGCGTGCGGTGCCCAGCGACCTGTTCCCGCTCGTGCTCGCGTTCCTGCGCGAGAGCGGCTGCCAGGGGGCCGCGCGCGCCTTCGCCAGGGAGGCGGCGGCG AAGGAGCAGGACCCGAACGCGGCCTCCCTCCTGGACATCTTCACGTACTGGCTGCG GTCTCCAGCGGCCAAGAAGGGAAAGCTGGTCCCGAACGGCGCCCAGGCGAAGAGGAAGCCGTCGTCCAGCAGCTCCAGCGAGGAGGACGAGAAACCCCCGGCCAAGAAACCAG ctaaagcagcagctgtgcctaAAGCAAAAGCAGTTCCTCCAGCCAAGaaggcagagagcagcagtgaaGACTCCAGTGATGAATCAGATGAGGAGGAGAAGCCAACAAAG AAAGGTACAAAACCTGTGGTGAAGTCAACTGGAACCAAAATCCAGCctcagaagaaagcagagagtTCCAGCTCTGACTCAAGCAGCTCGGATGAAGAAGCACCAAAGAAAGAGCCACCAAAACCAGCAACACCTAAATCGG GAGGAAGTAAAGCTGCCCAGGCACCTACCAAGGTTGTtaatggaaaagcagcaagcagtagcagcagcagtgaagattctgatgaggaaaaggctgcacCAAAAAAG GCTGTTCCCAAGAAATCGCCTTTGCCGAAACCTGCAGCCACTCAAGCATGTCCAGGGAAAAACAAACGTGCCAAGGAAAGTTCTAGTAGTGAGGACTCATCTGACAGCTCAGATGATGAAAAGCCACctgcaaaacaaaagccaaagtcTG GTCAGTACAGTGCTGTGCCACCTCCTCAAGGAACACAGACAAAGAAAGACCTTGCCAAAGCTCCAGCAAAAAAGGCTGAGAGCAGTGACTCTTCAGACAGTAGTGATGAGGCAGAGCAGGTGCCcccaaaaggaaaagcagcag GCAAAGCAGTAGTAGCTAAAACAATCCCTGGCCCCCAACACAAAGCTGTGACTAGCAAGAAGGCTGAATCAAGTTCTGACAGTGACTCAG attctAGCTCTGAAGATGACAAAAAGAAGGTAGGGAGTAAGCTCCCAGCTAAACAACCTGTGATAAAGAATACATCCAAACCAGCAAAAGTGGTTGTCAAGCCTGGACAAGCAAAGAAGGACTCCAGTTCTTCCTCAGACAGCTCAG ATTCTGATAGCTCTGACAAGAAGGCAGCTCCTGTGAAGCCTACAActaaagcagcagctcctgcagcaaagAAGTCACAAGCTGCCACAAAGAAAGCACAAAGTAGCTCTGATTCAGATAGCAGCTCCAGCAGTTCTGAGGatgagaagaagaagaaagccCCTCCAGCTAAATTAGCTGGCAAAGTGGCTAAGCCAGTGTCCAAACCTTCTACTCCAGCTCCCAAAGCAGACACATCTGACTCTGATAGCTCAAGCAGTGAAGAAGATAAAAAGCCAACAGTGAAACCAGCTGCCAAATCTACAGAGGCAGCAAAAACAACTGTGGGGAAGAAGACAGCTGCTTCCAGTAGTAGCAGCAGCTCATCAGATAGTTCCAGTGAAGAGGATGAGAAGCCCCAAAAGGCAGCAAAAGGGGTACAGAATGGTTCTAAGGCCACTGCCtccacagagaaagcaaaagcatcCTCAACAGCAGCAAACAACACAAAGTCTAAGCCACCTGGTGGCAGTAGTAGTAGCAGTGAAAGCAGCTCTGAAGAAGAGACCAGAAAAGTTAATGGAG GCACAatcaggaagaaacagaagaggGAAGATGGCCAGGAGCCAGAGACACCACACAGTAAAAAGGCAAAGATCAAAGCCAAAACACCACACACAGTTCCCAAGGTGAAACGG CCAGCCTCTCCATTCCGCCGTGTAAGGGAAGAAGAGATTGAGGTGGATGCCCGCGTTGCTGATAACTCATTTGAAGCAAAG AAAGGAGCAGCTGGTGACTGGGGTGAAAAGGCTAACAATATCCTGAAATACACTAAAGGCAAATCATTCCGCCAtgagaagacaaagaaaaaacgAGGCAGCTACCGTGGGGGTACTATATCGACCCAAGTCAATTCTGTCAAGTTTGAAAGTGACTGA